CCGTCTCCGCCATCACCCTCGGCTGCATGAGCTGGGGCGACGCCGACCGGGGCGGGCACCCCTGGGTGCTCGACGAGGAGGCGGCGCGCGGGATCATCCGCGACGCGCTCGAGGCCGGCATCACGACCTTCGACACCGCCAACGTCTACTCCGGCGGCAGCAGCGAGGAGTTCACCGGACGCGCCCTGAAGGACCTGGCCGCACGCGAGGACGTCGTCATCGCCACCAAGGTCCACGGCCGGATGCGTCCCGGACCCTACGGCGCGGGCCTGTCCCGCAAGGCGATCCTCCACGAGATCGACGCGTCGCTGCGCCGCCTGGGCACCGACTACGTCGACCTCTACCAGATCCACCGGTGGGACCCCGAGGTCCCGATCGAGGAGACGATGGAGGCGCTGCACGACGTCGTGCGCGCGGGCAAGGCGCGCTACCTCGGGGCGTCGTCGATGTACGCCTGGCAGTTCGCCAAGGCCCAGCAGGTCGCCGAGCGCCACGGCTGGACGCCGTTCGTCTCCATGCAGGACCACTACAACCTGCTCTACCGCGAGGAGGAGCGGGAGATGCTGCCGCTGTGCGCCGACCAGGGCGTCGGCGTACTGCCGTGGAGCCCCCTCGCGCGCGGTCGCCTCACCCGGGACTGGGACACCGGGACCGCCCGCACCGAGACCGACCAGTTCGGCGGCACGCTCTACCGCGACGAGGACCGCGCGATCGTCGACCAGGTCGCCGCAGTGGCCGAGCGGCGGGGCCTGCCGCGAGCCCAGGTCGCCCTGTCCTGGCTGCTCCACCAGCCGGTGGTCACCTCGCCGATCGTGGGCGTCACCAAGCCGCAGCACCTCGCCGACGCGGTCGCCGCCGTCGACGTGGAGCTGTCGCCCGACGAGCTCGAGGAGCTGGGGGCCGGCTACCTCCCGCACGCCGTCGCCGGCCACCGCTAGCCCCCGGCTGCGGCGTGGGGACTTGACGAGCCCCCCGGGGACCGGAGGTAGGCTCCGCTTATGAGGTGGAGGAACACCCGCACGGCTGCGACCGAGGTGGGCTGGACCGGGCACGAGGCGGGCGTCGACCGCCTGCGCGCCTCCTACGCCGCGATCCCCGCCGGGGCCCCGGTCCGCCTGGCCAAGCCGACGTCCAACCTCTTCCGGTCGCGCGCCGGCACCGACGCCCCGGGCCTCGACGTCTCCGGCCTCGCCGGCGTGGTCGTGGTCGCCCCGGAGACGCGGACCGCCGACGTGCAGGGCATGTGCACCTACGAGACGCTCGTCGACGCGACCCTCCCCCACGGGCTGATCCCGCTGGTCGTCCCCCAGCTGAGGTCGATCACCCTCGGTGGCGCGGTCACCGGGCTGGGCATCGAGTCGACCTCGTTCCGCAACGGGCTCCCCCACGAGTCCGTGCTCGAGATGGACGTCCTCACCGGCGACGGCTCGATCACGACGGTCAAGCCGGGCGAGCCGCTGTTCGACGCCTTCCCCAACTCCTACGGCTCGCTGGGCTACGCCACCCGGCTGCGCATCGAGCTCGAGGAGGTCCAGCCCTACGTCGCCCTGCGCCACCTGCGGTTCGGCGACCTCGAGGAGCTGTCCGCCGTCATCGAGCAGGTCGCCGGCTCGCGCGAGTGGGACGGCGAGCGGGTCGACGGGCTCGACGGTGTCGCCTTCTCCCCCACCGAGGGCGTGCTCACGCTGGCTCGCTGGACCGACGAGCCGGGCCCCACCTCCGACTACACCGGCCAGGAGATCTACTACCGCTCGCTGCAGGAGCGCGACACCGACCGGCTGACCACCTACGACTACCTCTGGCGCTGGGACACCGACTGGTTCTGGTGCTCGGGCGCCTTCGGCCTGCACGACCCGCGCGTGCGGCGGGTGTGGCCGCGCCGCTGGCGACGCAGCGACGTCTACCACCGGCTTGTCGGCCTCGACCAGCGCCTCGGCATCGTCGCGCGCCAGGACCGCCGCAAGGGCATCGCCCGCGAGCGCGTCATCCAGGACGTCGAGGTCCCGGTCGACCGCACGGGCGAGTTCGTGCGCTGGTTCGACGAGGCCGTCGGCATGCGCCCGGTGTGGCTGTGCCCGCTGCGGCTGCGCGAGCACCCGGAGACCGGGGCGCGCACCTGGCCGTGCTACCCGCTGACCCCCGGCACGACGTACGTCAACGCCGGCTTCTGGGGCACCGTCGAGGTCCCCCCCGGCACGCCCGACGGCACGCTCAACCGCGAGGTGGAGCGCATCGTCACCGAGCTCGGCGGTCACAAGTCGCTCTACTCCGACGCCTACTACGACGAGGCGACCTTCGCCTCCCTCTACAACACCCCCCACCTCGACGAGATCAGGCGCACGACCGATCCGGAAGGACGCCTGACTCCCCTGTACGACAAGGCGGTTCGACGACGTTGACCATTCGCTCCACGCTCCTCGCCCCGACCGGCATCGCCGGCGCCCTGGCCGGTCTCTTCGAGCACGGCATGCCCTTCCGCCTCACCGCGTACGACGGCAGCGCGGCCGGCGACGTCGACTCCGCGATCCGCGTGCACCTGGTGCGCGAGCGCGGACTGGCCTACATCCTCACCGCGCCAGGCGACCTGGGGATGGCGCGTGCCTACGTGATGGGCGACCTCGAGCTGGAGGGCGTCCACCCGGGCGACCCCTACGACCTGCTCGTGCTGGCGATGAGCCGCTTCACGCTGCGCATGCCGAGCCCGGTGGAGCTCGTGCAGCTGCTGCGGGCGCTGGGCATCAGCCACCTGCTGCCGCCGCCGGTCCCCGCGCTCGAGCACGCGCCGCGCTGGCGCCGGCTGGTCGACGGCGCCATGCACAGCAAGGCGCGCGACGCCGAGGCGATCCACCACCACTACGACGTCTCCAACCGGTTCTACGAGCTGGTGCTCGGCCCGTCGATGACCTACACCTGCGCCTGCTACCCCACCGCGGACGCGACGCTGGAGGAGGCACAGGCGTTCAAGTACGACCTGGTCTGCCGCAAGCTCGGCCTCCGGCCCGGCATGCGGCTGCTCGACGTCGGCTGCGGCTGGGGCGGCATGGTGCGCCACGCGGTGACCCACTACGGCGTCACCGCGATCGGCGTGACCCTCTCGCGCGAGCAGGCGACGTGGGGCCAGGAGGCGGTCAAGGCCGACGGGCTCGACGACCGCGCCGAGATCCGCCACCAGGACTACCGCGACGTGGCCGAGGGTGAGTTCGACGCGATCAGCTCCATCGGGCTGACCGAGCACATCGGCGTGCGCAACTACCCGTCGTACTTCGGGTTCCTGCGCGACAAGCTGGTCCCCGGCGGCCGCCTGCTCAACCACTGCATCACGCGACCCGACAACCGGCTCACGCGCACCGGCGCGTTCATCGACCGCTACGTCTTCCCCGACGGCGAGCTCACGGGCTCGGGCAAGATCATCACCGAGATCCAGGACTGCGGCCTCGAGGTGCGCCACGAGGAGAACCTCCGCGAGCACTACGCGATGACCTGCCGTGCGTGGGCGCGCAACCTGGCGGCCCACTGGGACGAGTGCGTGGCGGAGGCCGGTGAGCAGACGGCCCGCGTGTGGGGCCTCTACCTCGCCGGCTGCAGCCGAGGCTTCGAGATCAACGACATCCAGCTCCACCAGGTGCTGGCGGTCAAGCCGCGCGAGGACGGGTCGGTGGACTTCCCGCTGCGTCCGGACTGGCTCAGCTGAGGCGACCGAGTCGTCAGCCTCGGGACGTGGAGCCACTGCCGACCTGGGACGAGCGCACCCGCCCGCCGCTGGTCACCTACGCCGACGCACCGCCGTACGCCGCCGGCGCCCGGTCGCACCTGCGTGCGATCCACGACCACTACCGCAACGGGTTGCGCCTGGTCGTCGAGACCGCCGAGGCCGCGGCAGCCGGCCAGGCCTCACCCGTTGACGTGCGCGAGGCCGTGCACGCGGCCGGGCTCACCGAGACCTACCAGCGGCTGGGCTCCTGGTGCGGCCAGCTGTGCCAGGCGCTGACGCAGCACCACACGATCGAGGACGTCGTGCTCTCCCCCCAGCTGCGTGCCGCCGACGACGACCTCGCCCCGACCCTCGACCGCCTCAGGCACGAGCACGAGGTCGTGCGCGAGGTGCTCGAGCGCGTGGACGCGGCGGTGGTGGCCTACGCCCGCGACCGCGCCCGGGTCGTCGACCTCCTGGCGGAGGTGCGTCACCTGCGCGACCTGCTGCTCTCGCACTTCGCCTACGAGGAGGAGGCCGTCGGCCTGGCCCTCGGCGTGCACGGCATCGGGGTCTAGGTCCCTCAGCAGCAGGCGGCCTCGGACGGCGCCCCGAAGGTGGGGCTGTCGGCCAGGACCGTGTAGACCTCCCAGCGCTCGCCGTCGGGGGCGCCCTGCACCCAGAACTTGTCCTGCGCGGCGTAGCAGCAGGTCGTCCCGCGCTCGTCGACCGACGCCAGGCCGGCCGCGGCGAGCCGGGTCTGCTCCGCGTCGACGGCGTCGACGTCGGCGACCTCGACGCCGAGGTGGTTGAGCGTCCCGCCCTGGCCGGGGTTCTCGAGCAGGACGAGCTTGAGCGGCGGCTCGGTGACGACGAAGTTGGCGTAGCCGGGCCGCCGCTTGGCCGGCTCGACCCCGAACAGGGTCGCGTAGAACCGGACGGCGACCTCCACGTCGTCGACGTTGAGGGCGAGCTGGACACGGGACATGGGTTCCTCCTGGACATAGACGATTGTCGATGTCCAGGTTGCAGACCAACATCGATCTCTGTCAATATCGACACATGTCAAAGTCTGATCTGACGCTCACGCCGGTCCAGACCGTGGCGTGCTGCTCCCCCCTGGTGGCAGAGCCGCTCTCCGAGGAGCACGCGCGCCGCGTCGCTCCCCTGCTCAAGGCCCTCGCCGACCCCGTCCGGCTGCGGCTCCTGTCCCTGGTGGCCTCCCACACCGACGGCGAGGCCTGCGTGTGCGACCTCAACGACGCCTTTGAGCTGTCCCAGCCGACGATCAGCCACCACCTCAAGGTCCTCCACGAGGTCGGGCTGCTGGACCGCTCCAAGCGCGGGGTGTGGGTCTACTACGCCGTACGCCGTGACGCGCTGGCCGACCTCGGGGCCCTCATCGGCGGGGTGGCGTGAGCCCGCGGAGCGGCACGTCTTGTCCGGCCTTCGTTCTCGTGCTCCTGCTCGTCCCGCTCACCCTCGAGGAGACCTCATGACCCGTCCGACCGTCCTGTTCGTGTGCGTCCACAACGCCGGCCGCTCGCAGATGGCCGCGGCCTCCCCCAAGGTGCTGGACGACCCCGCCGGCCAGGGCCTGGAGGCCGTGCGGCCGATCCGGGACGAGATCCGGCGCCGCGTGGAGGACCTGGTCGCCTCCCTCGAGGGGTGAGCCCGGCCGGCCCCTTGCCCGGCACGACAGCATGGGGCGCATGGACCAAGCACGCCGACGGCTCGAGTCCGAGCGTGAGCGCACGCTCGCGCACCTGGCGAGCCTGAGCAACGACTACGCGGGCGTCGTCGCCGCGTCCCGGGACAGCAACGCCGACGACGAGCACGACCCGGAGGGCGCGACGATCGCCTTCGAGCGCTCGCAGATCGGCGCGCTGGTCCGCCAGGCGCAGCAGCGCCTCGAGGAGATCGTCGCCGCCGTCGACCGCGTCGAGGCCGGCACCTACGGCACCTGCGAGACGTGCGGCGGAGCGATCGGCGAGGCGAGGCTCGAGGTCCGGCCGACCGCGGCGACCTGCATCCGGTGCGCCGAGGCCGCCACGCGGCGCTGACCCGCGCTGACCCGCGCCGACCCGCGCCGACCCGCGCCAGGCTGGTGCTCAGGCC
This genomic window from Nocardioides marmoribigeumensis contains:
- a CDS encoding cyclopropane-fatty-acyl-phospholipid synthase family protein; the encoded protein is MTIRSTLLAPTGIAGALAGLFEHGMPFRLTAYDGSAAGDVDSAIRVHLVRERGLAYILTAPGDLGMARAYVMGDLELEGVHPGDPYDLLVLAMSRFTLRMPSPVELVQLLRALGISHLLPPPVPALEHAPRWRRLVDGAMHSKARDAEAIHHHYDVSNRFYELVLGPSMTYTCACYPTADATLEEAQAFKYDLVCRKLGLRPGMRLLDVGCGWGGMVRHAVTHYGVTAIGVTLSREQATWGQEAVKADGLDDRAEIRHQDYRDVAEGEFDAISSIGLTEHIGVRNYPSYFGFLRDKLVPGGRLLNHCITRPDNRLTRTGAFIDRYVFPDGELTGSGKIITEIQDCGLEVRHEENLREHYAMTCRAWARNLAAHWDECVAEAGEQTARVWGLYLAGCSRGFEINDIQLHQVLAVKPREDGSVDFPLRPDWLS
- a CDS encoding ArsI/CadI family heavy metal resistance metalloenzyme, whose translation is MSRVQLALNVDDVEVAVRFYATLFGVEPAKRRPGYANFVVTEPPLKLVLLENPGQGGTLNHLGVEVADVDAVDAEQTRLAAAGLASVDERGTTCCYAAQDKFWVQGAPDGERWEVYTVLADSPTFGAPSEAACC
- a CDS encoding aldo/keto reductase; translation: MRYARLGSSGLTVSAITLGCMSWGDADRGGHPWVLDEEAARGIIRDALEAGITTFDTANVYSGGSSEEFTGRALKDLAAREDVVIATKVHGRMRPGPYGAGLSRKAILHEIDASLRRLGTDYVDLYQIHRWDPEVPIEETMEALHDVVRAGKARYLGASSMYAWQFAKAQQVAERHGWTPFVSMQDHYNLLYREEEREMLPLCADQGVGVLPWSPLARGRLTRDWDTGTARTETDQFGGTLYRDEDRAIVDQVAAVAERRGLPRAQVALSWLLHQPVVTSPIVGVTKPQHLADAVAAVDVELSPDELEELGAGYLPHAVAGHR
- a CDS encoding TraR/DksA family transcriptional regulator, translating into MDQARRRLESERERTLAHLASLSNDYAGVVAASRDSNADDEHDPEGATIAFERSQIGALVRQAQQRLEEIVAAVDRVEAGTYGTCETCGGAIGEARLEVRPTAATCIRCAEAATRR
- a CDS encoding hemerythrin domain-containing protein, with the protein product MEPLPTWDERTRPPLVTYADAPPYAAGARSHLRAIHDHYRNGLRLVVETAEAAAAGQASPVDVREAVHAAGLTETYQRLGSWCGQLCQALTQHHTIEDVVLSPQLRAADDDLAPTLDRLRHEHEVVREVLERVDAAVVAYARDRARVVDLLAEVRHLRDLLLSHFAYEEEAVGLALGVHGIGV
- a CDS encoding FAD-binding oxidoreductase; its protein translation is MRWRNTRTAATEVGWTGHEAGVDRLRASYAAIPAGAPVRLAKPTSNLFRSRAGTDAPGLDVSGLAGVVVVAPETRTADVQGMCTYETLVDATLPHGLIPLVVPQLRSITLGGAVTGLGIESTSFRNGLPHESVLEMDVLTGDGSITTVKPGEPLFDAFPNSYGSLGYATRLRIELEEVQPYVALRHLRFGDLEELSAVIEQVAGSREWDGERVDGLDGVAFSPTEGVLTLARWTDEPGPTSDYTGQEIYYRSLQERDTDRLTTYDYLWRWDTDWFWCSGAFGLHDPRVRRVWPRRWRRSDVYHRLVGLDQRLGIVARQDRRKGIARERVIQDVEVPVDRTGEFVRWFDEAVGMRPVWLCPLRLREHPETGARTWPCYPLTPGTTYVNAGFWGTVEVPPGTPDGTLNREVERIVTELGGHKSLYSDAYYDEATFASLYNTPHLDEIRRTTDPEGRLTPLYDKAVRRR
- a CDS encoding metalloregulator ArsR/SmtB family transcription factor, producing the protein MSKSDLTLTPVQTVACCSPLVAEPLSEEHARRVAPLLKALADPVRLRLLSLVASHTDGEACVCDLNDAFELSQPTISHHLKVLHEVGLLDRSKRGVWVYYAVRRDALADLGALIGGVA